The Armatimonadota bacterium nucleotide sequence AGGAGATCGACCGCCTGGCGGCCGCCTGGCTGCGGGTGCGTCGCGGCGAAGACCGTGCGCCCGAGGGGCGCAGACCATAGCAGAGGGTTAGGGGGGACAGCGGATGGACAGACGTAGCATCCGGCGGGCCGCGCTGGTGGCGGGCATTGTTCTGGCCTTGGTGGCGGGCTCGATCGTGCTGGTGCGGGCGCAGGCGGATATGCGGGCTCAGTGGGCTCGCTCAAAGCACGCCAACCGGGAGCTGCCCCGCCTGGAGGCGACCGTGGAGCGCCGCGGCGCGCTGGCCGCTCACTGTGGGCGCTGTCACGCAGAGCAGGGCTACCTGGCCTGGCTGCCGCAACTGGAGGGAGGCAACCCCGGCCTGATCACCAGGCCCGACGGCAGCCCGGCGGACGAGGCCTACCTCTCCAGCCTGGGCCTCAACCGCTTCTCCGTGCGACCGGTCACCTGCACCACCTGCCACCAGGCCAACTTCAAGCTGCGGGTCACAGCCACCACCCCGGTGCTCCCGGCAGGCTTCCGCGCCGTGGGCGTGGGCCTGGGGGCGCAGTGTATGACCTGCCACAATACCCGTAACGGGGCCATCACCTGGAACGCTCCCGACCCCAGGCGCTACACAGCGCCGCACACAGCGGCACAGGCGGACGTGCTCATGGGCAAGAACGCCTTCTTCGTGCCACCGGCGGAGGCGACCATCTCGCCCCACGCCACCTTCATCGGCGACGCCTGCGTCACCTGCCACGTGCGCTTCAACAAGGAGAGCCACACCTTCAAGGCGCCGGAGGGAGTGTGCATCCGCTGCCATGGGGCGGATGTGACCGCGGCGCGCGTGAAAAGCAGCATCGAAACCCTGCTGCACGAGGTGGAGAAGGCCATCGCCTCCCGGGTGATGGCGGCGAAGGACCGGATTGCCATCATCCGGAACTGGGACCCCCAGACCGACAAGTACACGGACAACTTTAAGGTGGACCCGGCGCAGATCGTCTCGGTGAACCTGGTGGAGATCCACGGGCAGCAGGGGCTGAAGTTCAACCTGCGCGCCGGCGGGGCCTGGTACAGCCAGCTGGGCAGCGTGGTGGACCCCGCGGGGAAGCCGGTGTTCGCTACCGGCGATCCCATCGTCCGTGCCGGCTGGAACTTCTTCCTCATCGAGGGCGACGACAGCTTCGGCGTGCACAATCCGCGCTTCGCGCGGACGGTGCTGCTGGCGACGCTGGACGCCCTGAAGTAGGCCCTCCCTATGCCCTCTCCCTGCGATCCGCAGCGTCAGGGTCGCAGGGAGTGGCATTGCTGAGCGAAAGGGGGCTGGGGCGGATGCGGGTCATCCCCTACGCCGACGTGGTTGCCGCCGTGAGACGGCTCTGCCTGGAGGCGGCGATCCGTCTCCCTGCAGACGTCTGGGAGGCACTACGCGCGGCGCGGCAGCGGGAGCAGTCGCCGCTGGGGCGCCGCGTGCTAGACGAGATCCTGGAAAACGACGAGCTGGCGGCGCGGGAAGCGGTGCCCATGTGCCAGGACACCGGCACGGCTGTGGTATTCGCCGAGCTGGGCGAGGACGCCCGGGTGGAAGGCGGTCTCTCCCAGGCCATCGACGAAGGTGTGCGCCAGGGCTACAGGGACGCCTACCTGCGCAAGTCCATCGTCGCCGACCCGCTGCGCCGGCGGAACACCGGAGACAATACCCCGGCGGTGGTGCACGTGGAACTGGTGCCCGGCGACCGCCTGCGCCTGACCCTGCTGCCCAAAGGCGGAGGGGCGGAGAACATGAGCCGGGCCACCATGCTGGCTCCCGCCCAGGGGGAGGCCGGCGTGCGCGCCTTCGTCCTGCAAACCGTGGAGACCGCCGGACCCAACGCCTGCCCTCCGCTGATCGTGGGGGTGGGAATCGGAGGGACCTTCGACAGTGTGGGGCTGCTGGCCAAGCGGGCGCTGTTGCGGCCGGTGGGGGAGCGGCATCCCGATCCCTACTATGCGGCCATGGAGGAGGATCTCCTGGAGGCGATAAACGGTCTCGGCCTGGGACCTATGGGCTACGGCGGCACCGTCACGGCCCTGGACGTGCACATCGAGGCCGCCCCCTGTCACATCGCCAGCCTTCCGGTGGCGGTCAACCTGCAGTGCCACGCCGCGCGGGTGGCACGCACGGAGGTGTGAGATGGCAGAGGCGGAGATGGCGGTGCGACGCCTGACCACACCCTGGTCCGAGGAGGTAGTGGAGAGCCTGCGGGCCGGGGGCCAGGTTCTGATCAGCGGTGTGATCTACGGCGCGCGCGACGCGGCGCACAAACGGATGGTGGAGACCCTGGAGCGCGGCGAGGCGTTGCCGGTGGACCTGCATGGCCAGGTGATCTACTACGTGGGGCCCACACCGGCGCGACCGGGAGAGGTGATCGGCTCGGCAGGGCCCACCACCAGCGGCCGCATGGATGCCTACAGCCCCACCCTGCTGGCCCACGGGCTGAAGGGGATGATCGGCAAGGGGTACCGCTCGGCGGAGGTGCTGCAGGCGCTGCGGCGGCACAGAGCGGTCTACCTGACGGCCACGGGTGGAGCCGGGGCACTGCTGGCCCGCCGCATCCGCCGCGCCGACGTCCTGGCCTACCCCGATCTGGGACCGGAGGCGCTCTTCCGCTTCGAGGTGGAGGAGTTCCCGGCCATCGTTGTCAACGATGCGCACGGCGGCGACCTCTACGCCGAAGGCCGCAAGGCTTACCGCCGCGTGGTGTTGGCTTAGTCCACCGGATCTGCCCCCGATGCCGCGGCCGCGCGCCGTTCTCTGAGCAGCAGACTGAGCGCGGAGCACGCACAGTGGAGATCATCACACACGACCTGGTCATCCTGGGCGCCGGGCTGGCTGGCCTGCGGGCGGCGCTGGAGGCCGCGGCCGTCTCCCGGGGCGCGCTGGACATCGCCCTGGTCTCCAAAGTCCAGCTCATGCGCGCCCACTCCGTAGCCGCGGAGGGCGGCACGGCGGCGGTGCTGCGTCCCGAAGAAGGGGACAGCCTGGAGCTGCATGCCTGGGACACGGTGAAGGGCAGCGACTTCCTGGCCGACCAGGACGCGGTGGACCTCTTCGTGCGCACCATGCCCCAGGAGATCCTGCGGCTGGAGCACTGGGGACTGCCCTGGTCCCGCCGCCCCGACGGACGCATCGCCCAGCGGCCCTTCGGCGGCCACTCCTTCCCCCGCGCCGTCTACGCCGCAGACAAGACGGGGTTCTTCGAGATGCAGACCCTCTACGATACCCTGCAGCGCCACACCCAGATCCGGCGCTACGACGAGTGCTTCGTCACCGCCCTGGTGGTCGAGGAGGGGACCTACCGCGGCCTGGTGGCCATGGACCTGAAGAGCGGCAGGCTGCTGGCGCTGCGCAGCAAAGCGCTGATCATCGCCAGCGGCGGAGCGGGCCGCCTCTACCACTTCACCACCTACTCCCAGACGGTGACCGGCGACGGCCTGGCCCTGGCCTATCGCGCCGGGATCCCGCTCAAGGACATGGAGTTCGTCCAGTTCCACCCCACCGGGCTGGTGCCATCGGGCATCCTCATCAGCGAGGCGGCGCGGGGCGAAGGCGGCTACCTCATCAACCGGGAGGGAGAGCGGTTCCTGGAGCGCTACGCGCCGCAGCGCATGGAGCTCGCCCCGCGGGACATCATCTCCCGCTCCATGATGACGGAGATCGAGGAGGGGCGGGCCTACCCCCGGCCCGACGGTCTGGACTACCTCCTGCTGGACCTGCGCCACCTGGGCGGGGCCAGGATCAACGAGCGCCTGCCCTTCATCCGCGAGCTGGCCATCAAGTTCGCCGGCATCGACCCCATTGAGCAACCGATTCCTGTGCGCCCGGTGGCCCACTACTCCATGGGCGGTATCCACACCGACCTGCGGGGGGCCACGCCGCTGCGGGGCGTATGGGCGGCCGGGGAGGCGGCCTGCGTCTCCGTCCACGGGGCCAACCGCCTGGGGACCAACTCCACGGCGGAGTGCCTGGCCTGGGGAGGCTTCACCGGCTCGGACGCGGCGCGCTTCGCCGCAGAGGCTGAGCTCCTGCCTCTTCCCGAAGGCGCCGTGGCCGACCAGGAGCGGCGCCTCTCCCAGCTCTTGCAGGCGGAAGGGACGGAGAGCCCCTACCAGATCCGCGTCGCCCTGCAGGAGACTATGGACCGACACGTGGGCGTCTTCCGCACGGCCGAAGGACTGCTCCGGGCGCTGCAGCGGATCAAGGAGCTTCAGGAACGAGCCCGCCGGCTGCGGGTGAGCGACCGGGGGTGCATCTACAATACTGACCTGGTGACCTGCCTGGAGCTGCAGAACCTGCTGGAGGTCGCCGAGGTGGTGGCGGCCGGTGCCCTGGCCCGCACCGAGTCGCGGGGGGCGCAGGCGCGGCGCGACTTCCCTCGGCGGGACGATGTGCGCTGGCTGGTACACACCACGGCCGTGCGCACTCCTGACGGCCCGCGGTTGTCCACGTGGCCGGTACCGATCACCCGGTGGCAGCCGGTGGAGCGTACCTACTGAAGGACGGGGGTGAGACCATGCGCAGCGGTGGAGCGGCGAGGCTGCAGGTTCGGCGGCGGCTGGGGGTGCGGGGGTGGATATACGCCGGCCGGTACGGGATCGACCGGTACCTGTACGTGCTGCAACGCGTCAGCGGCCTGGGTCTGGTCCTCTATCTCCTCCTGCACATCTACGAGACCGGTGCGCGTCTGCGGGGCGAGGCGGCCTGGACGGCCACCATGGCCCTTTTCCGCCATCCGGTCTTCGTCTTCCTGGAGTTCGTCGTCTTCGCCGGCTTCATCTACCACGCCCTCAATGGGGTGCGCCTGATGGTCGCCGAACTGGGATGGCTGCTGGGTGCGCCGGCGCGTCCGGTTTACCCGTACGGCAGCTCGCTAAGCCGCCACCGACCCTGGGTCTATGCGCTGATGCTGCTGGGCGGCGTCCTGCTGGCTTTGGCCGCCACCGACATCTTTGCCTTGCCAGGTTGACGTAAGGAAGGACCGCCGGGGGACGGAGGGGGTTATTGCCGATGCAACGACATGTGTGGGAATCGACGGACCGTCGTTGCACGCACACGTGGCCGCAGCGGCACGAGGGGTGTGGTCATGGGTGAGTCTCGCTGGTGGTTGATCTCTCTGGCCGCGGCGGCGCTGATGGTGGTCCTGCTCACCATCCACATGGGGCTGATGCACCTCACCGGCTTGCTGCGCGCTACCGGCGTGGACCTGGGCGACGTACGCTCCTTCGCCGAGGTGACGGCCCGGGGGCGCAGCGTGACGCAACTGGTCTTCTACCTGCTACTCCTGGCCGCCGCCCTCTACCACGGGCTCTACGGGCTGCGCAGCGTCCTGCTGGAAGTGACCCCTCCCAGGGGCCAGGGGCTGATCTCCGGTCTGGTGCTGCTGGCCGGGTTGGTGGCCTTCGCCTACGGGGCCTACGTCACCGTTAGAACGTTTACCGGATGAGGGCCGCAGACAGAATGAGGAAGCAAGCCGCACCGGACTCGGCCGCAGCGACCGTGACCCTGCGCGTCTTCCGGTTTCACCCGGAGGCCGCTGCCTCCCCGCGGTATCAGGACTACCGGGTACCGGCTGCCCCGGGCATGACCGTGCTCGAGGCCCTCGTATGCATCAAAGAGCACCTGGACGCCACCCTGGCTTACCGCTCCTCATGCCGTATGGGCATCTGCGGCTCCTGCGGTATGTTCGTCAACGGCTTTCCCCGGCTGGCCTGCCAGACGCAGGTGCAGACGCTCGGCTCCCTGGTGCAGGTTGGGCCTCTGCCCAACTACCCGGTGATCCGCGACGTCGTGCCCGACCTGGAGCCGATGGTAACCCACCACGCCGCCGTGCGTCCCTTCATCATCCGGGATGAACGGGAGCAGGAACCTCCCACCACGGAGTACCTGCAGACGCCGGGGGAGCTGGAGGCCTAC carries:
- a CDS encoding fumarate hydratase, which gives rise to MRVIPYADVVAAVRRLCLEAAIRLPADVWEALRAARQREQSPLGRRVLDEILENDELAAREAVPMCQDTGTAVVFAELGEDARVEGGLSQAIDEGVRQGYRDAYLRKSIVADPLRRRNTGDNTPAVVHVELVPGDRLRLTLLPKGGGAENMSRATMLAPAQGEAGVRAFVLQTVETAGPNACPPLIVGVGIGGTFDSVGLLAKRALLRPVGERHPDPYYAAMEEDLLEAINGLGLGPMGYGGTVTALDVHIEAAPCHIASLPVAVNLQCHAARVARTEV
- a CDS encoding succinate dehydrogenase iron-sulfur subunit: MRKQAAPDSAAATVTLRVFRFHPEAAASPRYQDYRVPAAPGMTVLEALVCIKEHLDATLAYRSSCRMGICGSCGMFVNGFPRLACQTQVQTLGSLVQVGPLPNYPVIRDVVPDLEPMVTHHAAVRPFIIRDEREQEPPTTEYLQTPGELEAYLQFAYCIKCGLCLAACPTVATDPAFTGPQALAQAYRYSADSRDWGFTARRAAVDHPHGLWRCHLAGACTEACPKGVDPALAIQLLKRLALAAALGMGRRRPAPLAPPPVAVQRRPDIPAPPPPIVGASPAADPT
- a CDS encoding succinate dehydrogenase/fumarate reductase flavoprotein subunit encodes the protein MEIITHDLVILGAGLAGLRAALEAAAVSRGALDIALVSKVQLMRAHSVAAEGGTAAVLRPEEGDSLELHAWDTVKGSDFLADQDAVDLFVRTMPQEILRLEHWGLPWSRRPDGRIAQRPFGGHSFPRAVYAADKTGFFEMQTLYDTLQRHTQIRRYDECFVTALVVEEGTYRGLVAMDLKSGRLLALRSKALIIASGGAGRLYHFTTYSQTVTGDGLALAYRAGIPLKDMEFVQFHPTGLVPSGILISEAARGEGGYLINREGERFLERYAPQRMELAPRDIISRSMMTEIEEGRAYPRPDGLDYLLLDLRHLGGARINERLPFIRELAIKFAGIDPIEQPIPVRPVAHYSMGGIHTDLRGATPLRGVWAAGEAACVSVHGANRLGTNSTAECLAWGGFTGSDAARFAAEAELLPLPEGAVADQERRLSQLLQAEGTESPYQIRVALQETMDRHVGVFRTAEGLLRALQRIKELQERARRLRVSDRGCIYNTDLVTCLELQNLLEVAEVVAAGALARTESRGAQARRDFPRRDDVRWLVHTTAVRTPDGPRLSTWPVPITRWQPVERTY
- a CDS encoding Fe-S-containing hydro-lyase, producing MAVRRLTTPWSEEVVESLRAGGQVLISGVIYGARDAAHKRMVETLERGEALPVDLHGQVIYYVGPTPARPGEVIGSAGPTTSGRMDAYSPTLLAHGLKGMIGKGYRSAEVLQALRRHRAVYLTATGGAGALLARRIRRADVLAYPDLGPEALFRFEVEEFPAIVVNDAHGGDLYAEGRKAYRRVVLA
- the sdhC gene encoding succinate dehydrogenase, cytochrome b556 subunit; protein product: MRSGGAARLQVRRRLGVRGWIYAGRYGIDRYLYVLQRVSGLGLVLYLLLHIYETGARLRGEAAWTATMALFRHPVFVFLEFVVFAGFIYHALNGVRLMVAELGWLLGAPARPVYPYGSSLSRHRPWVYALMLLGGVLLALAATDIFALPG